A region from the Phycisphaerales bacterium genome encodes:
- a CDS encoding HupE/UreJ family protein codes for MSRTSPCRETRWRALWSRIVPIVACLTLVAPTAFAHPPLATVATLRIDTDGHVDLTVHYDALAFALNDVSANIPDEPMFELLHAGDDAIAQSLAACGPRFEQLCILEADSNRIPLSVATLPTVADVRAEEARRPTYPLPIKSTLESHAQLTASTSSITIRFPEILGIVVVTIDRPGFEPVAIPLGVNERSPAFKIIPIYESGSTTQPEPPAAGDSNSSRWQAFLRFVSLGFRHIVPEGQDHMLFVLGLFLLTPKARPVLLQISAFTLAHTVTLALTSLRIIGLPASIVEPAIAASIAFAGIENLVITRVTPWRTLAAFIFGLVHGMGVATSFNEAGFPEGTLVSSLVAFTLGVEGGHLAVLLAAFVLLGWTRNRAWYRPRIAIPLSLVISAIAIVWFVQRLR; via the coding sequence ATGAGCAGAACATCACCATGTCGCGAAACTCGATGGCGTGCCCTCTGGTCGCGAATCGTTCCGATCGTCGCATGTCTCACGCTCGTCGCACCGACGGCCTTCGCTCACCCGCCACTCGCGACTGTCGCCACGCTGCGCATCGACACCGATGGACACGTCGACCTCACGGTCCACTATGACGCCCTCGCCTTCGCCCTCAACGATGTCTCGGCCAATATCCCCGACGAGCCGATGTTCGAGTTGCTCCACGCCGGCGACGATGCGATCGCTCAATCACTCGCGGCATGCGGCCCTCGCTTCGAGCAACTCTGCATCCTCGAGGCCGACAGCAATCGGATTCCACTCTCGGTGGCGACCCTGCCGACCGTGGCCGACGTGCGCGCCGAAGAGGCGCGACGTCCCACATATCCGCTTCCCATCAAGTCCACACTCGAGTCCCATGCCCAACTCACGGCAAGCACGTCGAGCATCACGATCCGCTTTCCCGAAATCCTCGGCATCGTGGTCGTCACCATCGATCGACCGGGCTTCGAGCCGGTGGCCATCCCGCTCGGCGTGAACGAACGATCGCCCGCCTTCAAGATCATCCCCATTTACGAGTCCGGCTCGACAACACAGCCAGAACCTCCAGCAGCCGGCGACTCGAACTCCTCACGCTGGCAAGCGTTCCTTCGCTTCGTCTCCCTCGGCTTTCGTCACATCGTGCCCGAGGGCCAGGATCACATGCTCTTCGTGCTCGGCCTATTCCTCCTCACGCCAAAGGCCAGGCCCGTGCTCCTCCAGATCTCCGCGTTCACGCTCGCCCACACCGTAACCCTCGCGCTCACATCGCTCCGAATCATCGGCCTGCCCGCATCAATCGTCGAACCCGCCATCGCCGCCTCGATCGCCTTCGCCGGCATCGAAAACCTGGTCATCACCCGAGTCACACCCTGGCGAACCCTGGCCGCGTTCATTTTCGGCCTGGTCCACGGCATGGGCGTCGCCACTTCGTTCAACGAAGCGGGATTTCCCGAAGGAACACTCGTCTCCAGCCTCGTCGCGTTCACCCTGGGCGTCGAGGGCGGGCACCTCGCCGTGCTCCTCGCGGCATTCGTACTTCTCGGCTGGACACGAAATCGAGCGTGGTACCGTCCACGCATCGCCATTCCACTCTCACTGGTGATCTCGGCCATCGCGATCGTGTGGTTCGTCCAACGCCTTCGTTGA